One Natronolimnobius sp. AArcel1 DNA window includes the following coding sequences:
- a CDS encoding Gfo/Idh/MocA family protein, translating to MTLSVGLIGAGGIGETHATNIDAHPDATLQAVCDLERDRAEAVAEAAGAEATVYTDYRDALAELALDAVYITVPPQIRVDVIRDVAAAGAAIFCEKPLATTLEDGREIADIVEEAEIPFMMGFCLRFAKPLQDLHSLVADGAVGEPICLFSTRRGWGVPDGDNWRTNPEHACGITIESTSHNIDLLRWLGGDIETAGGATTNVTHPELEAFDDTMVAHVTFENGAIGTILNSWTAHVEAFCHGVIGTEGTAVASGDGWWQLDRLEYACGGESTMTEYDSDVATAMGYQGETAAFLESVAAGTEPPVEIEDGLRALNVSHDILG from the coding sequence ATGACGCTTTCAGTCGGACTCATCGGCGCTGGCGGCATCGGCGAGACGCACGCGACGAATATCGACGCACATCCAGACGCGACGCTGCAAGCCGTCTGCGACCTCGAGCGTGACCGTGCCGAGGCGGTTGCGGAGGCAGCCGGTGCGGAGGCCACCGTCTACACGGACTACCGCGACGCACTCGCAGAGTTGGCACTCGACGCGGTGTACATCACGGTTCCACCCCAGATTCGAGTCGACGTGATCCGAGACGTTGCAGCGGCGGGTGCGGCGATCTTCTGTGAGAAACCGCTCGCGACGACGCTCGAGGACGGCCGCGAGATCGCCGATATCGTCGAAGAAGCCGAGATACCGTTCATGATGGGCTTTTGCCTTCGTTTTGCGAAACCACTGCAGGATCTTCACTCGCTCGTCGCAGACGGTGCAGTCGGCGAGCCGATCTGTCTGTTCAGCACGCGGCGGGGCTGGGGCGTCCCCGATGGCGATAACTGGCGGACGAATCCTGAGCACGCGTGTGGCATTACAATCGAATCCACCTCCCACAACATCGACCTGCTGCGCTGGCTTGGCGGCGATATCGAGACCGCCGGTGGCGCAACGACCAACGTGACACATCCCGAACTCGAGGCGTTCGACGACACCATGGTCGCCCACGTCACCTTCGAGAACGGCGCGATCGGGACGATACTCAACAGTTGGACGGCTCACGTCGAGGCGTTTTGTCATGGTGTCATCGGCACCGAGGGCACCGCCGTTGCGTCGGGCGACGGCTGGTGGCAACTCGACCGCCTCGAGTACGCGTGCGGAGGCGAATCGACGATGACCGAGTACGACAGCGACGTTGCAACAGCAATGGGCTATCAGGGCGAAACTGCTGCCTTCCTCGAGTCGGTCGCTGCCGGGACGGAGCCACCAGTCGAGATCGAGGACGGACTGCGCGCGCTCAACGTGTCCCACGACATCCTTGGGTGA
- a CDS encoding transcription initiation factor IIB family protein: MHSARDRLEYEPWLEDLEEIATELELEDDARSCAIDLFLTDVPDADRSKRVVLAASVYAGSLVAGDGRTQRAVADAADVSRLSIQQRWKDILERAGLEPPRW; the protein is encoded by the coding sequence ATGCACAGTGCACGAGACCGCCTCGAGTACGAGCCCTGGCTCGAGGATCTCGAGGAGATCGCAACGGAACTCGAACTCGAGGATGATGCTCGCTCGTGTGCCATCGACCTCTTTCTAACCGACGTTCCAGACGCTGACCGCTCCAAGCGGGTCGTCCTCGCGGCGAGCGTCTACGCCGGGTCGCTCGTCGCCGGCGATGGGCGCACCCAGCGTGCCGTCGCCGACGCTGCCGACGTCTCACGACTGTCGATCCAACAGCGCTGGAAGGATATTCTCGAGCGGGCGGGCCTCGAGCCGCCACGCTGGTAA
- a CDS encoding universal stress protein, which translates to MSLLVPFDASQLATTALERAVMFGSVLEEDVVVLTVIPDDPAYARERGWITEGEPFEMDAIESGLTARANDVAPAATVRTVRVSSDEPTATSTTNVVREIRRVAGEIDPTVLFIGSENAGSVIAPQSSVGSPVANDQRYDVYVVRESTKTDASDLESTAEF; encoded by the coding sequence ATGTCACTACTCGTTCCCTTCGATGCCTCCCAGCTCGCAACGACTGCACTCGAGCGCGCCGTAATGTTCGGGTCGGTACTCGAGGAAGATGTTGTTGTGCTGACTGTAATTCCCGATGATCCGGCCTACGCTCGAGAGCGGGGCTGGATCACGGAGGGTGAGCCGTTCGAGATGGATGCCATCGAGTCGGGACTGACAGCTCGAGCGAACGATGTGGCTCCGGCGGCGACGGTGCGGACGGTTCGGGTCAGCTCCGATGAGCCGACGGCGACGTCGACGACGAACGTGGTGCGAGAGATTCGTCGCGTTGCTGGCGAGATTGATCCAACAGTGTTGTTTATCGGGTCAGAAAACGCGGGCTCGGTCATTGCGCCCCAATCGAGCGTTGGCAGCCCAGTGGCAAACGACCAACGATACGATGTGTACGTCGTTCGTGAGAGTACGAAAACGGACGCAAGCGATCTCGAGTCGACAGCGGAGTTCTAA
- a CDS encoding cation:proton antiporter encodes MVSGWPVDDPILVFGIAIVVFLTAPLVIRRVRLPGIIGIIVVGAAIGPNGLGVLERDATIILLGEVGIVYLLFVAGLEINLSQFIRYTDRSIVFGVLSFLVPQTVGMVVGYSVLGLSLGAASLFAAIFASHTLLAYPVVAQLGIATRESVTATIGGTIITDTLALLVLAVVIAAEQGTLGPTFWLELSVGLALFFGGVWVIVPRLGRWFFRTVERESYVEFLFVMAVLFGCAYLAELARVEPIIGAFLAGLALNRLIPESGPLMNRIEFVGNALFIPFFLLSVGMLVDVRVLAAGLETVVLTVTLLVLVITTKYAAAWLTARKFGYSHAETMTMFGLSVGQAAAALAIVLIGFDAGLLSEAMLNAVVLMILVVSVLSPIVVDRYGSVLARRSDRTAYDPRTVPQRVAVPFASTLPTVERDRLLECGLLVRDQREEQPLILLSVAQPGEETTTELAAIEEAFEDAAGVAAGAEVPIERETRIAERPASGIVRAAYENRATTLLLGWDGASPPRGRQVSTTIDDVLARTTQQVLVTTLRQPLNTTTKIAVILPPAINRTDGFYDTIRMLEHLAVGVGASIHAVAVGHEPDRYEQLFDLIEPATSVTVDAVDGWRALEAWLHSLEATTLVVGVCPRSGAAGWHPELRDVPLRLVQHAPGSVMLVYPPSSDREDNRQFLQFG; translated from the coding sequence ATGGTGTCGGGATGGCCGGTCGACGATCCAATACTCGTCTTCGGTATTGCGATCGTCGTTTTCTTGACGGCACCGCTTGTGATCCGGCGGGTTCGACTGCCAGGAATTATCGGTATTATTGTTGTCGGTGCAGCTATCGGTCCCAACGGGCTGGGGGTGCTCGAGCGCGATGCGACGATTATCCTGCTCGGCGAGGTTGGAATCGTCTACCTGCTCTTTGTGGCCGGCCTCGAGATCAATCTCTCGCAGTTTATTCGGTACACAGACCGCAGCATCGTCTTTGGGGTGCTGTCGTTTCTCGTCCCGCAGACAGTGGGGATGGTCGTTGGCTACAGCGTACTCGGGCTGTCGCTGGGAGCAGCATCGCTCTTTGCGGCGATTTTCGCGTCGCATACGTTGCTGGCCTATCCGGTTGTCGCCCAGTTGGGGATTGCAACTCGCGAGAGCGTGACGGCGACAATTGGGGGGACGATCATCACCGATACGCTCGCATTACTCGTGCTTGCGGTCGTGATTGCCGCTGAACAGGGGACGCTCGGGCCGACGTTCTGGCTCGAGTTGAGCGTCGGGTTGGCGCTGTTTTTCGGCGGTGTCTGGGTGATTGTGCCGCGACTCGGTCGCTGGTTCTTTCGGACGGTCGAGCGGGAGAGCTACGTTGAGTTTCTGTTTGTCATGGCTGTCCTGTTCGGCTGTGCGTATCTCGCGGAACTTGCCCGCGTCGAGCCGATTATCGGGGCGTTTCTGGCTGGTCTTGCGCTCAATCGCCTGATCCCAGAAAGCGGGCCGCTGATGAATCGTATCGAATTCGTCGGAAACGCGCTTTTTATCCCGTTTTTCCTCCTGTCGGTCGGCATGCTCGTCGATGTTCGCGTGCTCGCTGCAGGCCTCGAGACGGTAGTTCTCACCGTCACCCTGCTCGTTCTCGTCATCACGACAAAGTACGCGGCTGCGTGGCTGACGGCTCGGAAATTCGGCTACTCGCATGCAGAGACGATGACGATGTTCGGACTTTCGGTCGGGCAGGCCGCTGCAGCGCTGGCAATCGTTCTTATCGGCTTCGATGCGGGTCTTCTCAGTGAGGCGATGCTCAATGCGGTCGTGCTCATGATTCTGGTTGTCAGCGTGCTCAGCCCGATTGTCGTCGACCGCTACGGGAGCGTCCTCGCGCGTCGCTCCGATCGGACCGCATATGACCCTCGAACCGTACCCCAGCGCGTCGCGGTTCCGTTCGCGAGTACGCTTCCGACCGTCGAACGCGATCGCCTTCTCGAGTGTGGGCTACTCGTCCGTGACCAGCGGGAAGAACAGCCACTAATACTGCTGAGCGTCGCACAACCCGGCGAAGAGACGACGACAGAGTTGGCGGCGATCGAGGAGGCGTTCGAGGATGCGGCTGGTGTTGCTGCTGGTGCCGAGGTTCCAATCGAGCGCGAGACACGCATTGCCGAGCGGCCAGCATCAGGCATCGTTCGTGCAGCCTACGAAAACCGCGCGACGACACTGCTTTTGGGGTGGGATGGCGCGTCGCCACCACGCGGGCGACAGGTCAGCACTACTATCGACGACGTGCTTGCCCGGACGACTCAACAGGTGCTGGTGACGACGCTCCGCCAACCGCTCAATACGACGACCAAAATTGCGGTGATCCTGCCGCCGGCGATCAACCGCACCGACGGGTTTTACGATACGATTCGGATGCTCGAGCACCTCGCGGTCGGCGTTGGTGCGTCGATCCATGCCGTCGCTGTCGGCCACGAACCCGACCGCTACGAGCAACTGTTCGACCTGATTGAACCGGCCACGTCAGTGACTGTCGATGCCGTCGACGGCTGGCGTGCACTCGAGGCGTGGCTTCACTCGCTCGAGGCGACGACGCTTGTCGTGGGGGTGTGTCCGCGCTCCGGAGCAGCGGGCTGGCATCCCGAATTACGCGATGTTCCGCTTCGACTCGTCCAGCACGCACCTGGTTCAGTTATGCTCGTCTATCCACCAAGCAGCGACCGCGAGGATAACAGACAGTTCCTGCAGTTCGGGTGA
- the acs gene encoding acetate--CoA ligase: MVDRSGWGQDRTVPTGSPHSPPAWFTEQANVADSSIYETFDTSWPACWEQAADLLSWDREYDSVLETDDAPFYEWFSGGQLNAAYNCVDRHLESGRKTQVAIRWEGKHGERKTYTYRDLYVEVNEFAAALRGLGVEEDDVVTIYLPMIPELPIAMLACARIGAPHSVVFAGLSADALATRMDAADSEFLVTCDGYYRRGDAFNQKSKVDNARLALEADIETVVVDRLGDDLPHVLGENEHDYHELQAAHAGETVDPVARDAEEMLFLMYTSGTTGEPKGVVHTTGGYLAHVAWTSQAVLDIEPEDTYWCAADIGWITGHSYIVYGPLALGTTTVMYEGTPDYPDRDRLWEIVDRNAVDIFYTAPTAIRAFMKWGSEYPDKHDLSSVRLLGSVGEPISPRPWRWYREHIGNGECPVVDTWWQTETGAVVVSTLPGVDEMKPGSAGPGLPGIEATVVDDTGTPVDPGETGYLVLEQPWPGMARTLYDGDEHYRTEYWERFSDPADDEWRYASGDAAAVDADGYITVLGRIDDVINVSGRRLSTMEIESAITDVAGIAETAVVGRSSDIGDTEIYAYVSTESGYEADGEIRAAIIDNIDATIGPIAKPTEIVFTPELPKTRSGKIMRRLLEDIANGAELGDTSALRNPEIVGEIQAERSDD; the protein is encoded by the coding sequence ATGGTTGATCGGAGCGGGTGGGGACAAGATCGGACCGTTCCGACCGGGTCGCCACACAGCCCCCCAGCGTGGTTCACCGAACAGGCAAACGTCGCTGACTCGAGTATCTACGAGACGTTTGATACCTCCTGGCCAGCGTGTTGGGAACAGGCGGCTGACTTGCTGTCATGGGACCGTGAGTACGACAGCGTCCTCGAGACGGACGACGCGCCGTTTTACGAGTGGTTTTCCGGCGGGCAACTGAATGCCGCGTACAACTGCGTCGACAGACACCTCGAGTCGGGGCGAAAAACTCAGGTTGCGATTCGCTGGGAGGGCAAACACGGCGAGCGCAAGACGTACACATACCGGGATCTGTACGTGGAAGTCAACGAGTTCGCCGCTGCGTTGCGTGGACTTGGGGTCGAGGAAGACGACGTCGTGACGATCTATTTGCCGATGATCCCCGAGTTACCGATTGCAATGCTCGCGTGTGCGCGTATCGGCGCACCACACAGCGTGGTTTTTGCAGGACTCTCGGCGGACGCGCTCGCGACGCGAATGGACGCCGCAGACAGCGAATTTCTTGTCACCTGTGACGGCTACTACCGCCGCGGCGATGCGTTCAACCAGAAGAGCAAGGTCGATAACGCACGCCTTGCACTCGAGGCGGACATCGAAACGGTGGTCGTCGACCGACTCGGCGATGATCTCCCGCACGTCCTCGGTGAGAACGAACACGACTATCACGAGTTGCAGGCCGCCCATGCCGGCGAGACGGTCGATCCGGTTGCTCGAGACGCCGAGGAGATGCTGTTTCTGATGTATACCTCGGGGACGACGGGCGAGCCAAAGGGCGTGGTGCACACGACCGGTGGCTATCTGGCCCACGTCGCCTGGACGAGTCAGGCAGTCCTCGATATCGAGCCCGAAGACACCTACTGGTGTGCGGCTGATATCGGCTGGATTACCGGCCACTCTTACATTGTCTACGGGCCGCTTGCACTGGGGACGACGACGGTCATGTACGAGGGGACACCGGACTACCCTGACCGGGATCGGCTCTGGGAAATCGTCGACAGAAACGCTGTCGACATCTTTTACACCGCCCCAACCGCGATTCGTGCGTTCATGAAGTGGGGCTCAGAGTACCCTGACAAACACGACCTCTCGAGTGTGCGCTTGCTTGGGTCGGTCGGGGAACCGATTAGCCCACGCCCGTGGCGCTGGTACCGCGAGCATATTGGCAACGGAGAGTGTCCGGTTGTCGACACCTGGTGGCAGACAGAAACGGGAGCCGTCGTTGTCTCGACGTTGCCGGGTGTGGACGAGATGAAACCCGGCTCGGCCGGACCGGGGCTCCCTGGCATCGAAGCCACCGTCGTTGACGACACCGGAACCCCCGTCGACCCGGGGGAAACCGGTTATCTCGTTCTCGAGCAGCCATGGCCAGGGATGGCTCGAACGTTGTACGACGGCGACGAGCACTATCGCACGGAGTACTGGGAGCGCTTTTCCGACCCAGCCGACGATGAGTGGCGCTACGCAAGCGGCGACGCCGCAGCGGTCGATGCCGACGGCTACATCACCGTGCTTGGGCGCATCGATGACGTGATCAACGTCTCCGGGCGGCGACTGAGTACGATGGAGATCGAGAGCGCAATTACCGACGTTGCCGGCATCGCAGAAACCGCCGTCGTCGGGCGCTCGAGCGATATCGGCGACACGGAGATCTACGCATACGTTTCGACTGAAAGCGGCTACGAAGCCGACGGGGAGATTCGAGCGGCGATCATCGACAACATCGACGCGACAATTGGGCCGATTGCCAAACCGACCGAAATTGTGTTCACACCAGAGTTGCCCAAAACACGCTCGGGCAAGATCATGCGCCGCCTGCTCGAGGATATCGCCAACGGCGCGGAGTTAGGTGATACGAGCGCGCTCCGGAACCCAGAAATCGTCGGCGAGATTCAGGCCGAACGCAGCGACGACTGA